One region of Oryza glaberrima chromosome 7, OglaRS2, whole genome shotgun sequence genomic DNA includes:
- the LOC127780501 gene encoding cytochrome P450 78A5-like has protein sequence MVYLKHQVFISFSPRLLPPKKTPLTSRTLPMALSSMAAAQESSLLLFLLPTSAASVFPPLISVVVLAALLLWLSPGGPAWALSRCRGTPPPPGVAGGAASALSGPAAHRVLAGMSRAVEGGAAVMSLSVGLTRLVVASRPETAREILVSPAFGDRPVKDAARQLLFHRAMGFAPSGDAHWRGLRRASAAHLFGPRRVAGSAPEREAIGARIVGDIASLMSRRGEVPLRRVLHAASLDHVMATVFGKRHGDLSIQDGELLEEMVTEGYDLLGKFNWADHLPLLRWLDLQGIRRRCNRLVQKVEVFVGKIIQEHKAKRAAGGVAVADGILGDFVDVLLDLQGEEKMSDSDMIAVLWEMIFRGTDTVAILMEWVMARMVMHPEIQAKAQAEVDAAVRGRRGGVADGDVASLPYIQSIVKETLRMHPPGPLLSWARLAVHDARVGGHAVPAGTTAMVNMWAIAHDAAVWPEPEAFRPERFSEGEDVGVLGGDLRLAPFGAGRRVCPGRMLALATAHLWLAQLLHAFDWSPTAAGVDLSERLGMSLEMAAPLVCKAVARA, from the exons ATGGTCTATTTAAAGCACCAGGTGTTTATTAGCTTCTCTCCacgtcttcttcctcccaagAAAACTCCTCTCACTTCGCGAACGCTTCCCATGGCGCTCTCCTCCATGGCCGCGGCGCAAGAgagctccctcctcctcttcctcctcccgacgTCGGCCGCCTCCGTGTTCCCGCCGCTCATCTCCGTggtcgtcctcgccgcgctcctcctgTGGCTCTCGCCGGGTGGCCCCGCGTGGGCGCTGTCCCGTTGCCgtggcacgccgccgccgccgggcgtgGCGGGGGGCGCGGCCAGCGCGCTGTCCGGCCCTGCCGCGCACCGCGTGCTCGCCGGGATGTCGCGCGCcgtcgagggcggcgcggcggtgatgTCGCTCTCCGTCGGCCTCACCCGCCTCGTCGTGGCGAGCCGGCCGGAGACGGCGAGGGAGATCCTCGTCAGCCCGGCGTTCGGCGACCGCCCCGTGAAGGACGCGGCGAGGCAGCTGCTGTTCCACCGCGCCATGGGGTTCGCCCCGTCGGGCGACGCGCACTGGCGCGGGCTCCGCCGCGCCTCCGCGGCGCACCTCTTCGGCCCGCGCCGCGTGGCCGGGTCCGCGCCCGAGCGCGAGGCCATCGGCGCCCGCATAGTCGGCGACATCGCCTCCCTCATGTCCCGCCGCGGCGAGGTCCCCCTCCGCCGCGTCCTTCACGCCGCGTCGCTCGACCACGTCATGGCGACCGTCTTCGGCAAGCGGCACGGCGACCTCTCGATCCAGGACGGCGAGCTCCTGGAGGAGATGGTCACCGAAGGGTACGACCTCCTCGGCAAGTTCAACTGGGCCGACCACCTGCCATTGCTCAGGTGGCTCGACCTCCAGGGCATCCGCCGCCGGTGCAACAGGCTAGTCCAGAAGGTGGAAGTGTTCGTCGGAAAGATCATACAGGAGCACAAGGCGAAGCGAGCTGCCggaggcgtcgccgtcgccgacggcaTCTTGGGCGACTTCGTCGACGTCCTCCTCGACCTccagggagaggagaagatgtCAGACTCCGACATGATCGCTGTTCTTTGG GAGATGATCTTTAGAGGGACGGACACGGTGGCGATCTTGATGGAGTGGGTGATGGCGAGGATGGTGATGCACCCGGAGATCCAGGCGAAGGCGCAGGCGGAGGTGGACGCCGCCGTGaggggacgccgcggcggcgtcgccgacggcgacgtggcAAGCCTCCCCTACATCCAGTCCATCGTGAAGGAGACGCTGCGCATGCACCCGCCGGGCCCTCTCCTGTCGTGGGCGCGCCTCGCCGTGCACGACGCGCGCGTCGGTGGCCACGCCGTCCCCGCCGGGACGACGGCGATGGTGAACATGTGGGCGATcgcccacgacgccgccgtctggccggagccggaggcgtTCCGCCCGGAGCGCTTCTCGGAGGGGGAGGACGTCGGCGTgctcggcggcgacctccgcctcgcgccgttcggcgccggccgccgcgtctgccCCGGCAGGATGCTGGCGCTCGCCACCGCCCACCTCTGGCTCGCCCAGCTGCTGCACGCCTTCGACTggtcccccaccgccgccggcgtcgacctGTCCGAGCGCCTCGGCATGTCGctggagatggcggcgccgctCGTGTGCAAGGCCGTGGCTAGGGCCtga
- the LOC127780780 gene encoding protein NRT1/ PTR FAMILY 8.3-like isoform X1 produces MDEAAAGQRASPLLAKNDGSSYGEESQSLLEEQEPQVKTKQSGWRAPSIILGLECLESMAFNGIATNLVVYIRSVLHGGIASSASTSSLWYGTSFFVPILGATIADTYWGNYKTVLISFIMYLLGTVFITVGAFLPSAPALCNTESCSSMNGTQHLVYFSGLYLTAIGCGGVRSALLPLGADQFNNDSSLDIQKRRNFFSLFYICVIFGVITSGTIVVWIQENVSWAIGYGVATACIALALIGFLVGTPIFRRHEPHGSPVRSVFQVIVASFRNLALELPADSSLLYEVRRKNTQKSEPKLAHTDDFRFLDKAAIMSDLSLDQDSCTSPWRICTVTQVEELKILIRLLPIWATGIFFCVGISQMHTTFIQQGTVMNTKIGSLSIPAASLYSFEVICVTFWVFLVNKVIIPVTRACFANGAEMTQLQRIGIGRFLMIFAMAIAAFLEMKRLESVQGGDQPLSIAWQLPQYFIIAGAECFTIITQLEFFHGQAPDSMKSMLTAFALLTTALGNYFSSAIITLIARVTGTWHSPGWIPDDLNKGHLDYYYWCLAAISAVNFVVYIYFASKYKLKKAVIQV; encoded by the exons AtggacgaggccgccgccggccaacgCGCCAGTCCTCTTCTTGCCAAG AATGATGGATCAAGCTATGGTGAAGAATCACAGAGTTTATTGGAAGAACAGGAGCCACAGGTTAAAACTAAACAATCTGGCTGGAGAGCACCATCAATCATTCTGG GacttgaatgcttggagagcatggCTTTCAATGGCATTGCCACAAATCTAGTTGTGTATATTCGCTCAGTTCTCCATGGTGGCATCGCTTCCAGTGCTTCAACTTCTTCTCTTTGGTACGGTACTAGTTTCTTTGTGCCTATACTTGGAGCAACCATTGCAGATACTTACTGGGGAAACTATAAGACAGTCTTGATCTCCTTTATCATGTATTTACTT GGTACGGTATTCATTACTGTTGGAGCTTTTCTGCCTTCTGCTCCAGCCTTATGCAACACGGAATCATGCTCATCAATGAATGGGACTCAACATCTAGTATACTTCTCAGGCCTGTATCTCACTGCTATTGGTTGTGGCGGAGTAAGGTCTGCGTTGCTTCCGCTTGGTGCAGATCAATTCAACAACGATAGCAGTTTAGATATACAAAAGAGAAGGAATTTCTTCAGTTTATTCTACATTTGTGTTATCTTTGGTGTGATTACTTCTGGCACCATCGTAGTATGGATTCAGGAAAATGTGAGCTGGGCTATAGGATATGGTGTTGCCACTGCATGCATAGCTCTTGCTCTGATAGGCTTTTTGGTGGGAACACCAATATTTCGGCGACATGAGCCCCATGGTTCTCCAGTAAGGAGTGTTTTCCAGGTCATTGTTGCCTCTTTTAGGAACTTGGCTTTGGAGCTTCCTGCTGATAGCTCTCTTCTTTATGAGGTCAGGAGAAAGAACACACAGAAGAGTGAACCAAAGTTGGCTCACACTGATGATTTCAG ATTCTTAGACAAGGCTGCCATTATGTCTGATCTGAGCTTGGACCAAGACAGTTGCACAAGTCCATGGAGGATCTGTACTGTAACTCAAGTCGAGGAATTGAAAATACTAATCCGTTTACTTCCAATATGGGCAACCGGGATATTCTTTTGTGTTGGGATCTCTCAAATGCACACCACCTTCATTCAGCAGGGGACTGTGATGAACACCAAGATTGGCTCACTCTCCATTCCAGCAGCTTCCCTGTATTCATTTGAAGTGATATGCGTGACATTCTGGGTTTTCCTGGTGAACAAAGTCATCATACCAGTGACCAGAGCATGCTTTGCAAACGGGGCGGAAATGACGCAGCTGCAGAGGATCGGCATCGGGCGATTCCTGATGATATTCGCCATGGCGATCGCCGCATTTCTAGAGATGAAGAGGCTAGAGAGCGTCCAGGGGGGCGATCAGCCGCTGAGCATCGCGTGGCAGCTCCCGCAGTACTTCATCATCGCTGGGGCGGAGTGCTTCACCATCATCACTCAGCTGGAGTTCTTCCACGGTCAGGCGCCGGACTCCATGAAGAGCATGCTGACGGCATTCGCGCTGCTCACCACCGCCCTCGGCAACTACTTCAGCTCGGCGATCATCACCCTCATCGCGAGGGTGACCGGGACATGGCATAGCCCTGGATGGATACCAGATGATCTGAACAAAGGGCACCTTGACTACTACTACTGGTGTCTCGCAGCCATCTCAGCTGTAAATTTCGTTGTTTACATCTATTTTGCCAGTAAATACAAGTTG
- the LOC127780780 gene encoding protein NRT1/ PTR FAMILY 8.3-like isoform X2, translating into MLGEHGFQWHCHKSSCVYSLSSPWWHRFQCFNFFSLGTVFITVGAFLPSAPALCNTESCSSMNGTQHLVYFSGLYLTAIGCGGVRSALLPLGADQFNNDSSLDIQKRRNFFSLFYICVIFGVITSGTIVVWIQENVSWAIGYGVATACIALALIGFLVGTPIFRRHEPHGSPVRSVFQVIVASFRNLALELPADSSLLYEVRRKNTQKSEPKLAHTDDFRFLDKAAIMSDLSLDQDSCTSPWRICTVTQVEELKILIRLLPIWATGIFFCVGISQMHTTFIQQGTVMNTKIGSLSIPAASLYSFEVICVTFWVFLVNKVIIPVTRACFANGAEMTQLQRIGIGRFLMIFAMAIAAFLEMKRLESVQGGDQPLSIAWQLPQYFIIAGAECFTIITQLEFFHGQAPDSMKSMLTAFALLTTALGNYFSSAIITLIARVTGTWHSPGWIPDDLNKGHLDYYYWCLAAISAVNFVVYIYFASKYKLKKAVIQV; encoded by the exons atgcttggagagcatggCTTTCAATGGCATTGCCACAAATCTAGTTGTGTATATTCGCTCAGTTCTCCATGGTGGCATCGCTTCCAGTGCTTCAACTTCTTCTCTTTG GGTACGGTATTCATTACTGTTGGAGCTTTTCTGCCTTCTGCTCCAGCCTTATGCAACACGGAATCATGCTCATCAATGAATGGGACTCAACATCTAGTATACTTCTCAGGCCTGTATCTCACTGCTATTGGTTGTGGCGGAGTAAGGTCTGCGTTGCTTCCGCTTGGTGCAGATCAATTCAACAACGATAGCAGTTTAGATATACAAAAGAGAAGGAATTTCTTCAGTTTATTCTACATTTGTGTTATCTTTGGTGTGATTACTTCTGGCACCATCGTAGTATGGATTCAGGAAAATGTGAGCTGGGCTATAGGATATGGTGTTGCCACTGCATGCATAGCTCTTGCTCTGATAGGCTTTTTGGTGGGAACACCAATATTTCGGCGACATGAGCCCCATGGTTCTCCAGTAAGGAGTGTTTTCCAGGTCATTGTTGCCTCTTTTAGGAACTTGGCTTTGGAGCTTCCTGCTGATAGCTCTCTTCTTTATGAGGTCAGGAGAAAGAACACACAGAAGAGTGAACCAAAGTTGGCTCACACTGATGATTTCAG ATTCTTAGACAAGGCTGCCATTATGTCTGATCTGAGCTTGGACCAAGACAGTTGCACAAGTCCATGGAGGATCTGTACTGTAACTCAAGTCGAGGAATTGAAAATACTAATCCGTTTACTTCCAATATGGGCAACCGGGATATTCTTTTGTGTTGGGATCTCTCAAATGCACACCACCTTCATTCAGCAGGGGACTGTGATGAACACCAAGATTGGCTCACTCTCCATTCCAGCAGCTTCCCTGTATTCATTTGAAGTGATATGCGTGACATTCTGGGTTTTCCTGGTGAACAAAGTCATCATACCAGTGACCAGAGCATGCTTTGCAAACGGGGCGGAAATGACGCAGCTGCAGAGGATCGGCATCGGGCGATTCCTGATGATATTCGCCATGGCGATCGCCGCATTTCTAGAGATGAAGAGGCTAGAGAGCGTCCAGGGGGGCGATCAGCCGCTGAGCATCGCGTGGCAGCTCCCGCAGTACTTCATCATCGCTGGGGCGGAGTGCTTCACCATCATCACTCAGCTGGAGTTCTTCCACGGTCAGGCGCCGGACTCCATGAAGAGCATGCTGACGGCATTCGCGCTGCTCACCACCGCCCTCGGCAACTACTTCAGCTCGGCGATCATCACCCTCATCGCGAGGGTGACCGGGACATGGCATAGCCCTGGATGGATACCAGATGATCTGAACAAAGGGCACCTTGACTACTACTACTGGTGTCTCGCAGCCATCTCAGCTGTAAATTTCGTTGTTTACATCTATTTTGCCAGTAAATACAAGTTG